gttgttatttttcagaattacagtgattttgtaacaggacatggcaaaggctcttgtgacggtattgaacgtttagtgaaatattttgccatattgaATGATTAAGCCCAGATTTCCAaccgtgtatgtatgtatgtgttgcaAGGTGAAGATGTTTTATTGAGATTTTATGCAATAAATTCGGTCACGGGCGCTTTCAGCtaacacaatttttgttgttatgttgTCAACATGTTTCAGTCAGTTTTATGTttagtttttcagtgcgagtttaaactccagccagttaaagttgactaaagTTTAAACTTGCCACTTTATTCGATAACATAAACTTTTGCTGCTCATCCCAGCTCAACCGGCCGAAGTggcagagttaaactctagttaattttaactggagtttaaactcgcactgaaacaCCTTAGTGAAAGATGTTTTGTTTTGTGAACGGCGGGTTGAGCCAACTACCAAATTATTTTAGGGAAAAGgacttattaaattatttttcacacctCACACTTCAAGACGAAAAATTGTATTATGCATACCACAACACTTTAAAACGTCAAATAATGAGTGTAGCGAAAGAATTTTGATAATGAACGGCGCGTTCAGAAAGTTATCACTCAACGATTGATATATTGCTGAAAGCGCCCACTGTTACCGATTTTTTaggttatttatttaaaatttaaccaGACAACGATCGAACTTGAAATTTTCGTTCTGCCTTTGTTAAAGCTCGTACGGTTTCGGTTCCGCTTGGAccaaataaaaagatatttggcTGAACATTTCGCATACCTAGAGCAATAggaagctaactcaaaaatctgaaatttcgagGTTATGAGTATCTACCTACGGACTatggataaaaaaataaaattgcattggCTCATATGGGGGAGTCGGTCAATTGTCcgcgttttctgaacattgcgaTTTTTTGAGTTGATTTACTTCATATTATTTAAATCTTTTATAAATCTCTTCCTCTACTGGCCTTctacataaaaatttttgaacaccATTGATTTCTTATTTCCTGTGTTCCTTTTACTTCCGTGATCATCGAAAACCGTGGgtgctgtgttttgtttttgggCGTAGGCTGTTATCAGGTACCTTGAAGAACTCGGTTCGGcttgaattaatttttttatcaaattgaaAAGGTTCGGCTCGAACTTAAAAATTGTTATTCggtcgaattctagtttaacctAAGATGTTTTCTGGTTCATTttgtatacatacacacaaatatatAAAACTTAAAGGAAGTTATGGCgaccaccgtgatgtgatggtagcgtgctccgcctaccacaccgtatgccctgggttcaaacccccggcaaagcaacatcaaaatctcagaaataagatttttcaattagaagaaaatttttctaagctgagtcgcccctcggcagtgtttggcaagcgctccgggtgtatttctgccatgaaaagctctcagtgaaaactcatctgccttgcagatgccgttcggagtcggcataaaacatgtaggtcccgtccggccaatttgtagggaaaatcaagaggagcacgacgcaaattggaagagaagctcggccttagatctcttcggaggttatcgcgccttacatttattttatttttttttacagaaagtCATGAGCGTTTTTGATTGAATATTTCCGCCACTTCGATCGGCCCGTCAAGATGTGTAATTTGTTTTAACACGTCGTTATGGCATCACTCCAATGCACCATCAACAAAGTGGTGATCCAATCAATcaggttaaaaaaaattaacacaagCTCATAACGGTACAACAATAACCATACCATTAAATAAGCGTAGTTTGCAATTATCACCTCATGATCGTCATCACTAGGGTCTCCACCGGTGTAAATTGCAGTTTGTTATGTTGGTGTGTGTGTACGTGTATATGGAAATCTTCCTTACAACAATCACTTTCGAACTGCGGCATGCGGTTGTGTCTCTATCTTTTGGCCAGATAATTATCGACTGGCATAATTGCGAACCATTTAACACCTTGTTGTCGCAGCATCTAATTATAGAGTACGAGCATTGTATTCGCACTTTCCAGGTTTGAGGACATTTCTTGAAATATAACAATGACATTTTCACCTACAAATTGCATTCTCGTTGATTTACAAAGAGCAGCATCACGTAAAGTAGAATGATGTATACAGAGATACGTGAAATCAGTTTAAGCAATTTCCGTTGTTTTGAAGGTGGCAGCAGAAATTGAAGCCGATACCTAAACCGAGCGACGAAGTTTACTTTCTACAACCCAACCATAATGAAGAGCAGAAAGCATTACATCACCATTAATTGACGCTTAAACGCCTTAGCGATTTAGGCCGTTTCGTAAAAGGTCACGACAGCTATCCCTTTTTCccgataactgatgccaatttaaTGAGGTCAAGATTTCCTGCAAAGCCTCTTCCAGTCAGTATCGGCCATTCCCCTACTTCTGAGCTTCTGTgacgactgaaatactttcttggccggagcgtctttaTCCATTCGCACAAAATTACAAGTGAAGTCTTTGGGCTTTTATTTGCTGCACTATTTTGATATCTGCGTAAAATTCTCACAGCTCATCATTATGCCTTCTACGATATTTGCCGTCGGCATCAcgaacaggaccataaatcttcccatgaacttttatctcgaacactccaagaaccATCTCATCTTATATCGACACCGCCCataattccgagccatacatcaggaagGGTATGGTGAGCGACTtgcagagcgtgatttttgttcgtcgagagaggactttacttttcaattgcctacttagtgcAAAGGAGCACTTGTTGCAAGAATTTTTCTCTGTTTCATTTTTGAAAGCTGCCTACGTTTTCGCTGTTTatgctggttcccagatagaCGAAGTCTTTCACAGTGTCGGGCTTATATCCCTTAACAGGCTCGTGGCTGTCAAATTGCATGTGCGCCGATTATTTCatagatgacagcaagtacttcgtcttgtcctgaTTTATGGCACGACTCATTTCTTTGCCTATTTATCTAAATCGTAGAAGGCAGAACTCACGAAGCGTTTGTTAAGGTCAATaacatcaatatcatcagcatacgccagtaattttaCGCTCTTATATTAGATTTTGCCATCACGGGTTAGTTCTGCTGCTGAAATTATCTGCTCCAGCATCAGGTTAAAGAAATCGTACATATGGGAGCGTTATAGTGAGTCCAGCAGGAGAACGGCGCCTacttaaaagaaaaaaacgtAAATCTGAACGGCATGAGTCCTTTTTTACTAGAATATCAGGCGAGTGACGGAAGGTTTCCCTGCGGAAGCAGATTCCCGGAGGCGTGCTAATGTCGGCTCGGTAAACCAACTTACAGTCTGTTAAGGATAtgaaataaaaacacttcctcccATTGACATCGAGTGAAATGACAAACCCAATACCTTACGAAGGAATATGCGGTGTACCGCCCTACTATGACTAAGTGAAAATCGGGTCATTACGGCTAAAAATAACAACCCATCGGAAAACGACATgctacccgccgggctgttcaaacactCGTGCGAAGTGATGGTAAAGGGCATGGAGCATCACCTGTATAAAACGCTTTTCTCCAGATTAGAGATAGGTGTGACCATGTTCACAAGAAAGCGATCCGGCGCTAACAACTGCAGAAGCAGCGTTCGTAATATCTGATATAAGGTTCCATCTAGCGTTAGGTAAGGTTGATTtgtccggtcaataaagaccacaCATAGATTGAACGtgtccatagtgttgccagaatttgttcGGCGGCCAAACTAAGAACCTCAAACAGGTGCCAGAACTCATGTTAtagaacaactccgtcctcttggcaaatattagaaattTTCTAGAACCTGGCTTAATTGCTGTCTAACTCTGCCacccctaataactggagccttgacctggcagTGGCAGGATACAAACACAGAACGTGCTAaaccgtttctttctgcagctcgtacttcctacatcttccGTTCCTAACGAAGCCTAACTTATAAgaatatgacgccagaaggcaggaTCCAGTAAGTATGCCTATCATGAGCCTTAAGtctctcctttgccaactcatcggcctttgcGTTAGCTTTTATCCCTTTATagccgggaacccagtatagatctATGGTCCGACATGAGCGAAGTTTTTCTAATTTTCCTCTGCAtaccaggacacttcttgatgaagtactgtgtgaaatTATTGGCTCAATCGCCGCCCTactatcaatatatgtatatattgacgcgactgcattTTAAGAACGCTTTCTCCAGAACTTCTACCGCTTTCTTCACGGCTCTAATTTCCGCGTGAAAGACGCTGCAGTTATCTggcaggatctacttatttctggatcgacacagtaaacagcatacCCGAGACCTTTCGTTAATTTACAACCATCGGTTTTTTGCGAAAGACTTAACCCCGGGGTCTACGTCTACTGTCGGAAACTTCGCGATACGCCAAATCCTGGAGGCTTTTGACGCCCGAAAAGAAGGTGCCTGTATAATCGGTATGTCCGAGTTCGAGGTTTAATGTAGCCATATAAACCGTTcctagtaccttaattgtgctgtgttaccggaacgtaccgcatctgtatccggcaaaggaccatcacatcgataacactcaccaaagccttcggggagaaaccttatcgctacaacaacaacaacaggtcccTGCAAAGCGAATAAGGTTTTACCAAATAACGTTGAACAACACCATCACCTTTggaagaattgggaaggacctgtTCGAGCCTTTGCAATCCAAAAGATTTTCCAGACAAGGCTACTTCCTCTTATGTGTGCTGGCGTCTGGTGATGATATTAACACAGTGACTTTAACAACCGCATCTCAAGTTCTCTTTGCTTTGTCTGGGATAAGTAGGTAtgtgtagggttatctactttgtaaaatatactttaattttgtaaattattttatgttatattacttttaatcttatttcaaaatgaaaattttctagttagttatttttaaaatttttaaaagtgagaataaatttatttaaatatatagtttaacactatgGGTGCGCCTGAAATGGAATGTGTGGCCATCGAGTCGAATCGATGCGGGGCGCTTGGTTGTACCACTAACATGTCTTTACTAGCCAATTAAGGAAGACCAGGATCTACCGCCTATACAATATTCGATGATTTAACACGTGAGTATAGAAGAAACTGTGACATTTCTGGACTAAGAGAACGATGTAAAGAATTTGATGTCGAAGAAAATtatcagatatatgtatgtatatgactcACTTGCGAATCAATTAATCAACTTTTTTGGAATACTTATTCGTTTCACGTTTGCTTATTGTGCTTTATTGCTCACAACTACTGAAATTGGCAAAGAAGATCTTATCCTTTACTTCGTATTAATTATATTAGCTGTTACAATTTTTTCTCCTAATGTATGGACAACGACATTATCACGTTATATTTGGATTTTACGCTCaatctcaatatcaatttatgATTTTAACTCCAGCATCTACCTGCCCTGAACATTTGGTAAgcttttttgttcaaaatttaatatttttttaaaaatagtacatattttttttttcttcgttgtCTAAACCTTTCGTTGAACCAATTTATAAACAGaatattcaatatatattttaatacaaattattgataaaattattaaatatatacaaaaatgtaattaatttttctaaattatagtttcgttaagtacattttaattatgtacactccttctccagtttattttgaaaaatatttatacacaatCATTATCATTTTACAACAACGACATACAAACTCCACAAtacaaattcatatttaaataataacctcattttcaattcgaaaataacacaaaacactacaaaacaaagcaataactttgatttttaaaataaaatcaaacacatttttacaatttaaaaaatctaaagaattcttaaaataatttctatcgacatattttgcaaatatcaattatttcatattgaaattaaaatcatattaaACTAAAATCATATTAAACTCATTAACATGACACGACACGAAATCGCTTcgcaaggccgtcggttctatgtaccggagcgactcaggatttttcccgaccaaggactgccatttcagtgtaaccccatttaatttgttgcatccctcccacaaattgtcatcctcccagcagctcctttgcagcgggactgctccatattctcttgctccgggaaggtatcgaacccaatccgggtccgtctcctgaccccggtccggagaaatggttttgctgcatctgccggaaaagaatctttttaggacggtcatactcttgtcagtgtgtctcgtgtaagtgATGGTTGCATCgcacaggttgttctgggctagaccccaaaaccagacgtccacgtaacttctataaatcttttgtggctccttgctgttcacgtcctaggacgtcccgtagtctgcgccttagcgccccctcccccactaccttctagcagcccgctgctcagcaagccacaacaagtacccgctgttgctcgggccccacggcgccaccaactcacgcggctgctcccactcatacctacaatctccgtagtagagtcgggagcaattccaagcatcagcccctgcccccgtcttcttcccccctcttttccggcagcaattgtgtaggtcagggaaacagactcttagtccctacctccctttgcaccgtttgccagcacagaatatatacgtttgcgacatccgcccaatgcagctcctgccatggacggtgccactttcctagatgttctggtctccgcgacgggtttcattgcaccATGTTTTCAGGCCGCAtgcccaaatacaccgggtaccccaatgcctgcccaaggacgtctagtcccagggccttaACAGCAattgcgttctggccttccacaacccaggcgtagtcacccgtcacttactcccagagtgacgacgtcgctccctatgcacttcagaattttgCAACTAAACAcgtgtttgttgttgtatgtttgcctgttgtacctgtgtgattaatttgtttcttgtaaacaagttttaaaggctcgaatattgtgtcagaaattgtgtttatctgttcgtttattattctaccgtcgaatgttttctgtttgtatgtttccatgttttcgagtacgttggcGGCCTTTTGCTGGTATGTGAAGAgcactaactgttttattgatgtttgctggggaacattcattcttgACCATGTGATTCTCGAAGTTAGACTCGAGTCTAATGTTTGGATTccatctttagatcgaattgaaatcataacagaTTTTGAAAAACCGATTTCTATAAATAAGTTACAAAAATGCTTAGGTAtggtaaattactatcacagatatattaaaatgttagcaacagaacttagtcctctgcatgaaatgttaacacccaccacatgcaattaaaaacaaactcaaacaattaaattggacaaatgaagtcacaacagctttcgaaaatgttaaaaaaatgtttgctaaaaataattttcttacacatttcgacaaaaatggtactttatcattagcagtagatgcatcaaatgttgctattggagcagttcttcaacaaactagcaataatatactagaacccttagcttatttttcaagaaaattaactacaacagaatctaaatattcaacatttgatcgtgaagtTTTGGCAACTTATAATTCAATTATACGtaatcttgaatatattgctcaatttacaaatgatattcaatatatacgtggaaaacaCAACATAGTtaccgacacactttcccgtattccagaagtaaatgcaatttcaactcaagatataaatttataaactttatataaagaacaacaaactgatacatttttacaaaaaaccatttctgatcaaaattctaaaaataatttaaaagtaattcatattacaattattaatttaaatatatggtgtgatgtttctctacaactttttcgaccttatgttccacattctataagtagaattatatttgacaaaattcactcattatcacATCCAAGTATGAGAACaaatagaaaattaattcaaaataaatattattggcctagcatgcataaagaaattaacgatttgACTTCAttttgcatcaattgtcaaaaatccaaaatttcaagacatactaaatctcctattcaaaaaattcaaataccatcaggtcgttttgaacatattcatatggatattgttggacctcttcctgtttcaaatgaaaattgttatattttaactattattgacaaattttcacgttggcctgaagcttatccacttaaagacatTTCAACAAATAATATAGTAaacacttttattcaaaattatataccacgatttggtataccattgaatattacaaggTTCActattcacctcaaaattttttgcggaattaactaaacttttaggttctcataaaattcatacatctccttaccatccccaagcaaatggcatgacagagagatttcatcgaactttaaaagcagcaattatagcatcaaacgactcgattcattggtctgacattttacgaTTCATtttacttggtttacgaacttctattaaagaagatttaaaatgttcatctgctgaacttgtttatggccaaacacttagaatacctggtgaattaattatttcaaatagtaataaagaatatgatttttctaatgacgctcttcgtaaaataagagaatatttttcgcttgttcgttctaaagtttttcatcataacaaagaaaattttttcgttcctaaacaattagaaaattgtgagtatgtttttgttaaagttcttcgtaaatctaatttagaatcaccttatgaaggaccttttaaagttatctctaagaaacataaaacatttacaattcaatacaaaaatactattaaaaatatttcaattgatttacttaaaccagcaaacatacttattaacactaatttaaatacaaatacattaaacaacaaaaaacaaaaaaggttacattaaatattaattaataatttttttgtttaaaattttcttggagggggagtaaatatagtgtttactactttgtattctttacttgaatttttaaaataatttttaattgagttttcgtgttaacttaaaatttttgaataacttcaaaaaaagaaaattctaattagtttgaaaatatctaaactcaaaaataaacaaaaataaattttatattgcaaaccaaaataaaagttttttttttaaatatcaacttgaatgttgatatacctTTATCCATATATTTTTTCCAGTGAAACAATAAGCACTATTATTTTGCAATCTAAACAGCTCAGAAACTCTCATACTGCGCACATTAAACATCATGGTCATAAGTTATACCTGGAATCTTGCAAATCAATGCTTTATCCTGGCTGTGACGATATGTATGTCGGTAAAATGTGCCGAGTTGAAATTCCAAAAGAAAGCCACACACGGTTTCCTCTGCACACTGGGAGTGAGTAATGAAAAACAATTAGTTTAAAATAAACTGTTATGATTAATTACTATTTACCTAGTTTGTATTTTTATCGGCTGAGGGTATGATGGTTCATTGCAACAACAATTGGTTAACACGTTCTTTACATCCAGATACAAAGACAACATTATACTTTTATCTGCAATTAATGGGCGGTCTTTTGGGTGTAGCCGGCACCCTGCAGAAAATCCCAAAAAAACATCATTTTCTCTCCTGGCGTGGCAAATTGGGTAAGTGGGGTTAGATCGAAATCTATTCTTCGTTTGTTGTATCCTAATGTTTTTATAACTGCTTCTCTCGTTTGTTAGGTTTAGCCGCATGCGTGTTCTTTGTGATAAATTGCCTTTCCGGCATATTAAGCCTTTACTCTTGCAGTTATCGGCAATTAGTGTCGCCTGTTGTTAATGATTTTATTCACAACTTTCTGGGACTCTTAACTTTCTTTACGGCTAAGCTGGCCCAATATACTGGCTATAATACAGGTTTCTTTCGGCGAAATTTAAAAAAGCAtgacaaattttataaatatttaacgGCTACAACTTT
The Eurosta solidaginis isolate ZX-2024a chromosome 5, ASM4086904v1, whole genome shotgun sequence DNA segment above includes these coding regions:
- the LOC137253563 gene encoding uncharacterized protein, coding for MVISYTWNLANQCFILAVTICMSVKCAELKFQKKATHGFLCTLGFVFLSAEGMMVHCNNNWLTRSLHPDTKTTLYFYLQLMGGLLGVAGTLQKIPKKHHFLSWRGKLGLAACVFFVINCLSGILSLYSCSYRQLVSPVVNDFIHNFLGLLTFFTAKLAQYTGYNTGFFRRNLKKHDKFYKYLTATTLVITIWEPFRIFMAKLF